From a region of the Halanaerobium hydrogeniformans genome:
- a CDS encoding helix-turn-helix domain-containing protein has translation MLDYEVIAKRLKEARKERNYSQQEVANFIGKKRSQISYYARN, from the coding sequence ATGTTAGATTATGAAGTGATTGCAAAAAGGCTAAAAGAAGCCCGGAAAGAAAGGAATTATTCACAGCAGGAAGTAGCTAATTTCATTGGCAAAAAAAGAAGTCAAATATCCTATTATGCAAGAAATTAG
- a CDS encoding type II toxin-antitoxin system RelE family toxin, which produces MSDYSIEIIHLIKNDLKKLKHQKEDAINQIISLENNPVKKSKSLSGILKGLRSFQFTLADGQYRAIFKILEDNKVYLLIIIGSRQNIYLEAKRRVKSLKKQVLI; this is translated from the coding sequence ATGAGTGATTATTCAATTGAGATTATTCACTTAATTAAAAACGACTTAAAAAAACTTAAACATCAAAAAGAAGATGCCATTAATCAGATTATTTCTTTAGAAAATAACCCAGTTAAAAAAAGTAAATCTCTATCTGGAATTCTCAAAGGATTAAGAAGTTTTCAATTCACTTTAGCTGATGGACAATATAGAGCAATCTTTAAAATTTTAGAAGATAATAAAGTATACCTGCTAATCATTATCGGCAGCAGACAAAATATCTATTTAGAAGCCAAACGAAGAGTTAAATCTCTAAAAAAACAGGTATTAATCTAG
- a CDS encoding AbrB/MazE/SpoVT family DNA-binding domain-containing protein, with protein MNDKLVVKVDSRGRITIPKEAREAADIESGDALFMNLSPGRVELTRAIEDPIVELAAYAESEYKKGNTQNLRDFAKEEGIKLDE; from the coding sequence ATGAATGACAAATTAGTTGTTAAAGTTGACTCAAGAGGCAGGATAACAATCCCCAAAGAAGCTAGAGAGGCTGCAGATATTGAATCAGGAGATGCTCTTTTTATGAATCTTAGTCCTGGAAGAGTAGAATTGACAAGAGCTATTGAGGATCCAATTGTAGAATTAGCAGCATATGCGGAAAGTGAATATAAAAAAGGTAATACACAAAATTTGAGAGATTTTGCTAAAGAAGAAGGGATTAAACTAGATGAGTGA
- a CDS encoding sugar transferase, with amino-acid sequence MFFKRLFDFILSIFLIICLAPFLIIIAILIRLESKGSPIFAQERVGQDSNPFTIYKFRTMRIDTPDVPTNEFNDRDKYITKMGKFLRVTSLDELPQLFNILKGEIYIAP; translated from the coding sequence TTGTTTTTTAAAAGATTGTTTGATTTTATACTATCAATTTTTTTAATTATTTGTTTAGCTCCATTTCTAATTATAATTGCCATTTTAATTAGACTGGAGTCAAAGGGGAGCCCAATCTTTGCCCAGGAACGAGTTGGTCAGGATAGCAATCCATTTACCATTTATAAGTTTAGAACTATGAGGATCGATACTCCTGATGTACCTACAAATGAATTTAATGATCGTGACAAATACATAACTAAGATGGGTAAGTTTCTCAGGGTGACCAGCCTTGATGAACTACCACAACTATTTAATATTTTAAAAGGTGAGATCTATATAGCCCCCTAA
- a CDS encoding IS3-like element ISHahy4 family transposase (programmed frameshift) produces the protein MANRKYSDETKEQIVKECREIGNTALVARRHNISKHTVYSWVKKAKETGSVRSLPKDEKKQMKEIENRLSKMSDENDKLKKIVAEKELELAILRELRDKVKPPIALKVQIASKWINKGYKISIVLDFVGLNSSTYYSNINRKTESESTNSSNSNNPQGRPVPGYSLTESGEKISDEQIKEWLLELVAGDGFPYGYRKLTVCLKEDYNLKINKKKVYRLCKELDILRSQRKIKKFRPKKIAKQEEITEPNQLWQMDLKYGYINGTDQFFFQMSVIDVFDKTVIDYHLGLSCKAKDTCRVLKAALNKRKLYKGMNLPKIRTDNGPQFVSKLFGDTCEKLGVEHQRIPVRTPNMNAHIESFHSVLEKDCYSINEFSSFIDAYKKVSEYMNYYNNRYRHGSLNDMPPAKFYKLAKAEKIVAEPVLA, from the exons ATGGCAAACAGAAAATATTCCGATGAAACTAAAGAACAAATTGTAAAAGAATGTCGCGAAATAGGTAACACAGCTCTTGTAGCAAGACGACATAATATTTCTAAGCATACTGTTTACAGCTGGGTCAAAAAAGCTAAAGAAACAGGATCAGTTAGATCTCTTCCTAAAGATGAAAAAAAGCAAATGAAAGAGATAGAAAATAGATTAAGTAAAATGAGCGATGAAAATGATAAGCTCAAAAAAATTGTAGCAGAAAAAGAATTAGAATTAGCGATTTTAAGGGAGTTGAGAGATAAAGTAA AACCCCCGATAGCCCTCAAAGTTCAGATTGCATCAAAGTGGATAAATAAAGGGTATAAAATCTCTATTGTTTTAGACTTTGTTGGGCTTAATTCTTCCACTTACTACAGTAATATAAATAGAAAAACTGAGAGTGAAAGTACTAATAGCAGCAATTCCAATAATCCTCAAGGAAGACCTGTCCCTGGGTATTCTCTAACTGAATCAGGTGAAAAAATATCTGATGAACAGATTAAAGAATGGCTCTTAGAACTGGTTGCAGGAGATGGCTTCCCTTATGGTTACAGGAAACTTACAGTCTGTTTAAAAGAAGACTATAACTTGAAAATAAATAAGAAAAAAGTATACAGGTTATGCAAAGAACTGGATATATTAAGATCGCAAAGAAAAATCAAAAAATTTAGACCTAAAAAGATTGCAAAACAGGAAGAAATTACAGAACCAAATCAACTCTGGCAGATGGATTTAAAATACGGCTACATAAATGGAACAGATCAGTTCTTTTTCCAGATGTCAGTAATTGATGTCTTTGATAAGACTGTTATAGATTATCACCTGGGACTAAGCTGTAAAGCTAAAGATACCTGCAGGGTATTAAAGGCTGCTTTAAATAAAAGAAAGCTGTATAAAGGCATGAATTTGCCTAAAATTAGAACAGATAATGGACCACAATTTGTCTCTAAATTATTTGGAGACACCTGTGAAAAACTGGGGGTAGAGCATCAGAGAATTCCAGTTAGAACACCTAATATGAATGCTCATATAGAATCATTTCATTCGGTTTTAGAAAAAGATTGTTATTCAATTAATGAATTCAGTAGTTTTATTGACGCCTATAAAAAAGTCAGTGAGTATATGAATTATTATAACAACAGATACCGTCATGGCAGTCTTAATGATATGCCTCCAGCAAAATTTTATAAACTGGCTAAAGCAGAAAAAATAGTTGCTGAACCAGTACTCGCCTAA
- a CDS encoding sugar transferase: MSFVGPRPPLFSQKQLVKNRKQYKIDQFKPGITGWAQINGRDDIDDQVKFEYDLYYKKNYSFLLDLKIIMITFLQVIKQEGLIEHK; the protein is encoded by the coding sequence ATGAGTTTTGTTGGGCCAAGACCACCACTTTTTTCTCAAAAGCAGCTGGTAAAAAATCGCAAGCAGTATAAAATAGATCAATTTAAGCCAGGAATTACCGGCTGGGCTCAAATCAATGGACGAGATGATATTGATGATCAGGTAAAGTTTGAATATGATCTGTATTATAAGAAAAATTATTCTTTTCTGCTTGACCTTAAAATAATAATGATAACTTTTCTACAGGTCATTAAGCAAGAGGGATTAATTGAGCACAAGTAG
- a CDS encoding polysaccharide biosynthesis protein — protein sequence MLEYLLKLYKKPRLIIIDLLLINFALIFSFMLRFDENWLQYFRFSYFIAITIISFVILYFSSLYNKMWQYASMSELYSIFKAALAINFVFVIYLYFFRVAFPRSIIAINLMSNIFLLGGFRFSLRLLKDFLNRNQNKKSKSRVLIIGAGDAAEIIIREMHKHPELGKKIVGLVDDDPDKQSLEIHGYEVLGKTKKIPQLIEEYDVDEVIIAIPSAEGKTIKRLYKLSNKKDVKVKIVPGVYEILKGDVSLNQIREVKVEDLLRRDQVDLITDEISDYLEEKTILVTGGGGSIGSELCRQLAKFNPKEIIIFDINENNTYFLERDLEDEYPDLKITSIIGSIRDKNKLQNLFREFEIDVAFHAAAHKHVPLMETSPEEAVKNNILGSRNVAEVAAEFKIDRFVLISTDKAVNPTNVMGASKRAAEMIVQSINKKSETKFMAVRFGNVLGSQGSVIPLFKKQIANGGPLTVTHKDITRYFMTIPEASQLVIQAGALGEGGEVFVLDMGEPVKIMELAEDLINLSGLTPYEDIDIDVVGLRPGEKLYEELLCNTEDNIATKHQRIFINNLEAVDGEFLNMHLSKLERLAEQADALEIISALVNLVDSYQPRRDNVKKIDFKNKQKSS from the coding sequence ATGCTCGAATATTTATTAAAATTGTATAAAAAACCACGTTTAATAATCATAGATTTATTATTGATTAATTTTGCCTTAATATTTTCTTTTATGCTTCGTTTTGATGAAAATTGGCTGCAGTATTTTAGATTCAGCTATTTTATTGCAATTACTATAATTAGTTTTGTAATCCTATATTTCTCATCTCTATATAACAAGATGTGGCAGTATGCCAGCATGTCAGAACTATACTCCATTTTTAAAGCTGCTCTAGCGATTAATTTTGTTTTTGTGATCTACCTATATTTCTTTAGAGTTGCTTTTCCCCGCAGTATAATAGCAATTAATCTGATGTCAAATATCTTTTTGCTGGGTGGATTTAGATTTTCTTTGCGGCTGCTCAAGGACTTTTTGAACCGCAACCAAAACAAAAAATCTAAAAGTAGAGTTTTGATTATTGGTGCCGGTGATGCAGCAGAAATAATCATTAGAGAAATGCACAAACATCCAGAATTAGGCAAAAAAATAGTTGGTTTGGTAGATGATGATCCTGACAAACAATCACTGGAAATTCATGGTTATGAAGTACTTGGAAAAACCAAAAAGATACCCCAACTTATAGAAGAATATGATGTAGATGAAGTTATTATAGCAATACCTTCTGCAGAAGGTAAGACAATTAAAAGGCTATATAAACTCAGTAATAAAAAAGATGTAAAGGTCAAAATAGTACCTGGAGTTTATGAAATACTCAAAGGTGATGTTTCCTTAAATCAGATTAGGGAAGTTAAAGTAGAAGACCTTTTAAGAAGAGATCAGGTCGACTTAATTACTGATGAAATATCTGACTATCTGGAAGAAAAAACTATTTTAGTAACAGGTGGTGGAGGTTCAATCGGTTCTGAACTCTGCCGACAGTTAGCAAAATTTAATCCAAAAGAAATAATTATTTTTGATATTAATGAAAACAATACATACTTTTTAGAACGCGATTTAGAAGATGAATATCCTGATTTAAAGATAACATCTATTATCGGTAGTATTAGAGATAAGAATAAACTACAGAATTTATTTAGAGAATTTGAAATTGATGTAGCCTTTCATGCAGCTGCTCACAAACATGTTCCCTTAATGGAAACAAGCCCAGAAGAGGCTGTTAAAAATAATATTCTAGGAAGTAGAAATGTAGCTGAAGTTGCTGCTGAATTTAAGATTGATCGTTTTGTTTTAATTTCCACCGATAAAGCGGTAAATCCAACCAATGTTATGGGGGCTTCTAAAAGAGCTGCCGAAATGATAGTCCAGTCAATTAATAAAAAGTCTGAAACGAAATTTATGGCAGTTCGCTTTGGCAATGTTTTAGGCAGCCAGGGAAGTGTAATTCCTTTATTTAAGAAGCAGATTGCCAATGGTGGGCCTTTAACGGTAACCCACAAAGATATAACCCGCTATTTTATGACCATCCCTGAGGCTTCTCAGCTTGTTATACAGGCCGGAGCATTAGGTGAAGGGGGAGAGGTCTTTGTGCTCGATATGGGTGAACCGGTTAAAATTATGGAATTAGCAGAGGATTTAATTAATCTTTCTGGTTTAACTCCCTATGAAGATATTGATATCGATGTAGTTGGGTTAAGACCGGGAGAAAAGCTTTATGAAGAACTGCTCTGTAATACAGAAGATAATATTGCGACAAAACATCAAAGGATCTTTATCAATAATCTGGAGGCTGTGGATGGAGAGTTTTTAAATATGCATCTAAGTAAATTGGAAAGATTAGCTGAGCAAGCTGATGCTTTAGAGATCATCTCTGCTTTAGTTAATCTTGTTGATAGTTATCAACCGAGGCGAGATAATGTAAAAAAGATCGATTTTAAAAATAAACAGAAATCATCTTAG
- a CDS encoding TIGR00725 family protein: MNIGVIGSSVCSNQTYETAVEIGSLIAEQGAVLVCGGRSGVMEGAAEGALKKDGTTVGILPGMDRQQANEFVKYPVATGIGQARNLIVVLNSDVVIAVEGKYGTLSEIALALKHGISVVSLNSWDLSKITLDNSINKFFFKVETAEEAVGKACQLGEKRKR; this comes from the coding sequence ATGAATATTGGTGTTATCGGCAGCAGTGTTTGTTCCAACCAAACCTATGAGACAGCAGTAGAAATAGGTAGTTTAATTGCTGAACAGGGAGCTGTCCTTGTTTGTGGCGGCAGAAGCGGAGTAATGGAAGGGGCAGCTGAAGGTGCTTTAAAAAAAGATGGTACAACTGTCGGTATTTTACCGGGAATGGATCGGCAGCAAGCTAACGAGTTTGTCAAATATCCAGTTGCTACAGGTATTGGCCAGGCTAGAAATTTAATTGTTGTTCTCAATTCAGATGTAGTGATTGCTGTAGAAGGTAAATATGGGACACTTTCAGAAATAGCTTTAGCTTTAAAGCATGGGATTTCTGTTGTTAGTCTTAATAGCTGGGATTTAAGTAAAATTACTTTAGATAATAGTATTAATAAGTTTTTCTTCAAGGTTGAAACAGCAGAAGAGGCGGTTGGAAAAGCCTGTCAGCTAGGAGAAAAAAGAAAAAGATAA